From Verrucomicrobia bacterium S94, the proteins below share one genomic window:
- a CDS encoding GIY-YIG nuclease family protein, giving the protein MGQAKNQFTEEDDALLGALGVDVEAKKKTRYTKEEERVIAGFEEIQRFVEESGHPPQHGEDRDIFERLYAVRLDRLKELKKFHTLLLPMDHQGLLSAKKECPEEPLDKLNDDELLEALGVETPVGSIQQLKHVRSSREIRAAEEIAGREKCEEFDAFKPLFEQVREELKADMRQMIRCNDKTDVKVGDWFVVDGLTAYIESEGEAFITGEGREDRRLRVIFSNGTESGMLRRSFQKLLWEDDTARRIVIPADMGPLFGDRVCEEDQATGVVYVLRSQSKLPYIVENRELIHKIGFTTGSVEKRIADAANQATYLLAEVEVVATFALYNVNAGKLENVFHKLFSPARLDIEIKDRFGKPFRPREWFLVPLHIIKEAVDKVIDGTVGDYKYDPRKAELIMN; this is encoded by the coding sequence ATGGGCCAAGCTAAAAATCAGTTTACGGAAGAAGACGATGCGTTGCTCGGGGCCTTGGGGGTCGATGTTGAGGCAAAGAAAAAGACCAGGTACACCAAGGAGGAGGAGCGGGTTATTGCGGGATTTGAGGAGATTCAGCGTTTTGTGGAAGAGTCCGGGCATCCTCCTCAGCATGGAGAAGATCGGGATATTTTCGAACGCCTCTATGCCGTGCGGCTGGATCGTCTGAAGGAGCTGAAAAAATTTCATACACTGCTTTTGCCGATGGATCATCAGGGGCTTTTAAGTGCAAAAAAAGAGTGTCCAGAGGAGCCGTTGGATAAACTGAACGATGACGAACTGCTCGAGGCATTAGGGGTGGAAACGCCGGTGGGTTCTATTCAGCAGCTGAAGCATGTTCGTTCGAGCAGGGAGATCCGTGCGGCCGAGGAGATTGCCGGCCGGGAAAAATGTGAAGAGTTTGATGCGTTCAAGCCGCTCTTTGAACAGGTTCGGGAAGAGCTGAAAGCGGATATGCGGCAGATGATCCGATGCAATGATAAAACTGATGTGAAAGTTGGTGATTGGTTTGTTGTGGATGGACTGACGGCCTATATCGAAAGTGAAGGCGAGGCATTCATTACCGGAGAAGGACGGGAAGATCGGCGTTTGCGGGTGATTTTCAGCAATGGAACCGAAAGCGGGATGCTGCGACGTTCGTTTCAGAAACTTTTATGGGAGGATGATACTGCCCGGCGCATCGTGATTCCTGCCGATATGGGGCCGTTATTCGGAGATCGTGTATGCGAAGAAGATCAGGCTACAGGTGTGGTCTACGTACTTCGAAGCCAATCAAAACTTCCATACATTGTCGAAAACCGGGAGTTGATTCATAAAATCGGATTCACGACAGGAAGCGTGGAAAAACGGATTGCAGATGCGGCAAACCAGGCAACCTATCTATTGGCGGAGGTGGAAGTGGTTGCGACCTTTGCTCTTTATAATGTGAATGCGGGCAAACTGGAAAATGTGTTTCATAAACTGTTTTCACCCGCCCGCCTTGATATCGAAATAAAGGACCGATTCGGAAAACCGTTCCGGCCTCGGGAATGGTTTTTAGTGCCTCTTCATATCATTAAAGAAGCGGTGGATAAGGTGATCGACGGAACTGTTGGGGACTATAAATATGATCCCCGAAAGGCCGAATTAATTATGAATTAA
- a CDS encoding HAMP domain-containing histidine kinase, translated as MEAETAFAPAERAPYEEIKRQYSLLSGLPFVREFLDAMPNVAVVLNRERQIVFANAQFRNFVGIEIEEGFGPDEADRAFLGKRPGEAVGCIRACTTDGGCGTTVFCQTCGAVHSILNSQRTHAEDVQECRMVRETPAGQLDLRVWSRPIDVKGEHFTVFSVVDISDEKRRRALERIFFHDVLNTAGGLKGLSELLIEADFSGEEFKDVSYMLLEATEHLLEEISSQSQLLAAENDELQVSVEKIQSLDLLSRIIRQFHSHSNAQDKELRVSKSAEFFEFTSDPVLIRRVLMNLTKNALEAVEEGEAVVLNCFTESDEVCFSVHNDVVMPENVFRQLFTRSFSTKGKGRGLGTYSVKLITEKFLRGRVSFISNEEQGTVFTVRYPRTLTGCEGS; from the coding sequence ATGGAAGCGGAAACAGCATTCGCACCGGCGGAACGCGCGCCGTATGAAGAGATAAAACGGCAGTATTCATTGCTTTCCGGGTTGCCGTTTGTGCGGGAGTTTCTCGATGCGATGCCCAATGTAGCTGTTGTTTTGAATCGTGAACGACAGATTGTTTTTGCCAATGCGCAGTTTCGAAACTTTGTCGGGATTGAGATCGAAGAGGGTTTCGGGCCTGACGAGGCGGATCGGGCTTTCCTCGGGAAGCGCCCGGGCGAAGCGGTGGGGTGTATACGGGCCTGTACAACGGATGGGGGATGCGGAACGACGGTTTTTTGTCAGACGTGTGGAGCCGTTCATTCCATTTTAAACAGCCAGAGAACGCATGCTGAGGATGTCCAGGAATGCCGTATGGTGCGAGAAACACCGGCGGGTCAACTTGATCTGCGGGTCTGGTCGCGTCCGATTGATGTGAAAGGCGAACATTTTACCGTTTTTTCCGTCGTTGATATCAGCGATGAAAAACGACGCAGAGCTCTTGAACGGATCTTTTTTCATGATGTGCTCAATACCGCCGGAGGTTTGAAAGGTCTTTCCGAATTGTTAATCGAAGCTGATTTTTCCGGTGAAGAGTTCAAGGATGTTTCCTATATGCTTTTAGAGGCAACAGAGCACCTGCTAGAGGAAATCTCGTCTCAAAGCCAGCTTCTGGCGGCGGAAAACGATGAGTTGCAGGTATCGGTTGAAAAGATCCAATCTCTGGACCTCCTTTCCCGAATTATTCGCCAGTTCCATTCGCACAGCAATGCGCAGGACAAAGAACTGCGCGTAAGTAAGTCGGCGGAGTTTTTTGAATTTACCTCTGATCCGGTGCTGATCCGTCGGGTATTAATGAATTTGACCAAAAATGCGTTAGAGGCTGTGGAAGAGGGAGAGGCCGTTGTTTTGAACTGCTTTACCGAAAGCGATGAGGTTTGTTTTTCGGTTCACAATGACGTTGTGATGCCGGAAAACGTATTCCGCCAGTTATTCACCCGATCATTTTCCACCAAGGGCAAAGGACGCGGTCTGGGGACGTACAGTGTGAAGCTGATTACGGAGAAGTTTTTGCGTGGCCGCGTTTCATTCATTTCGAATGAAGAGCAGGGAACGGTTTTTACGGTACGCTATCCCAGAACGTTAACTGGATGTGAAGGCTCGTAG
- the topB gene encoding DNA topoisomerase III → MKVVITEKPSVARDIASVLKITGKKNGCIEGRGIAITWAFGHLVTLLDPGEYDPELRKWRLDSLPFIPDTFKLKLIENPGVSEQFEIIKNLCREAEEIVCATDAGREGELIFRYILSLSNCEDKPIKRLWLSSLTPDAIQEAFKDLKDGHDYDPLYLAARCRSEADWIVGLNATRYFTVKHGRLSAGDDRVLWSIGRVQTPVLAMIVQRDDEIMKFRPKPFWELTTQYRETTFKFTGDRFDRKNDAQALLDKITGQPFTITKVTGRQKKEQPPQLFDLTTLQREINKSHGLSAADTLAATQNLYESKLVTYPRTDSRYLSADMKPRIPGIFEKLKGLRKEQIEVLDLSKLPFTKRIVDDKKVTDHHAIIPTGMMPGSLGSNEQVVYNAIVTQFIAAFYPVCIKKITTVDGESAEVPFQAKGTIIVDPGWTALFPKKKKKKKEPDAGDDDQQLPAFKKGETGPHEPSTREGKTKPPKAFNENSLLGAMEAAGKWVDDDSLREALKERGIGTPATRAAIIETLLRRNYIRRDKKQIRATDMGRCLIALIQDPLLKSPEMTGEWEEKLKQIERGEAQPGDFMDGIIGYTRSLIKSSTSKKIEIDRLGDCPVCGKPVIRGKTAYGCSGWKEGCDFVLPTEYKGLHLSPNQIQVLLQLHMLPYSVKIENEQRLLILSKQGFIMDIDLPSADRQQSKKEDARPAGKPVSKTDK, encoded by the coding sequence ATGAAAGTTGTCATTACAGAAAAACCCTCGGTCGCCCGCGATATTGCATCGGTGCTTAAAATCACCGGCAAAAAAAACGGCTGTATCGAAGGCCGGGGTATAGCTATCACCTGGGCCTTCGGACATCTCGTGACGCTGCTCGATCCCGGCGAATACGACCCCGAACTGCGCAAATGGCGTCTCGATTCACTGCCTTTTATTCCGGACACCTTTAAACTTAAACTCATCGAAAACCCCGGAGTTTCGGAACAGTTTGAAATCATTAAAAACCTCTGCCGCGAAGCCGAGGAAATTGTCTGCGCCACTGACGCCGGCCGCGAAGGCGAACTCATCTTCCGCTACATCCTCTCGCTCAGCAACTGCGAAGACAAACCCATCAAACGCCTCTGGCTCAGCTCACTCACGCCTGACGCCATTCAGGAAGCCTTCAAAGACCTCAAGGACGGTCACGACTACGACCCGCTCTACCTGGCCGCCCGCTGCCGCTCCGAAGCCGACTGGATTGTCGGCCTCAATGCCACCCGCTATTTCACCGTCAAACACGGCCGACTCTCCGCCGGAGACGACCGCGTACTCTGGAGCATCGGCCGCGTGCAGACCCCCGTCCTTGCTATGATTGTTCAGCGCGACGACGAAATCATGAAATTCCGTCCTAAGCCGTTCTGGGAACTCACCACCCAATACCGGGAAACCACCTTCAAATTCACCGGCGACCGGTTCGACAGGAAAAATGACGCCCAGGCTTTGCTCGATAAAATAACCGGACAGCCCTTCACCATCACCAAAGTGACCGGACGCCAGAAAAAGGAACAGCCGCCGCAGCTGTTTGACCTCACCACCCTGCAGCGCGAAATTAACAAAAGCCACGGTCTCTCCGCCGCCGATACCCTGGCCGCCACGCAGAATCTCTACGAATCCAAACTCGTCACCTATCCGCGAACCGATTCGCGCTATCTCAGTGCCGACATGAAACCGAGGATTCCCGGAATCTTTGAAAAACTGAAGGGACTCCGGAAAGAACAGATTGAAGTGCTGGACCTTTCCAAACTGCCCTTTACCAAACGTATCGTCGACGACAAGAAGGTCACCGACCACCACGCCATCATCCCCACCGGCATGATGCCCGGATCGCTCGGCTCCAACGAACAGGTCGTCTACAACGCCATCGTCACCCAGTTTATCGCCGCGTTTTATCCCGTCTGCATCAAAAAAATCACCACCGTCGACGGCGAAAGCGCCGAAGTCCCCTTTCAGGCCAAAGGCACCATCATCGTCGACCCCGGCTGGACCGCCCTCTTCCCGAAAAAGAAAAAGAAGAAAAAGGAGCCCGACGCCGGAGACGATGACCAGCAGCTTCCCGCCTTTAAAAAAGGAGAAACCGGCCCCCACGAACCCTCCACGCGAGAAGGCAAAACCAAACCGCCCAAAGCCTTCAACGAAAACTCCCTGCTCGGCGCCATGGAAGCTGCCGGAAAATGGGTAGACGACGACTCCCTGCGCGAAGCCCTCAAAGAACGCGGCATAGGCACCCCCGCCACCCGCGCCGCCATCATCGAAACCCTCCTGCGCCGCAACTATATCCGGCGCGATAAAAAACAGATCCGTGCCACCGACATGGGCCGCTGCCTCATCGCCCTCATTCAGGACCCGCTGCTCAAATCCCCCGAAATGACCGGCGAATGGGAGGAAAAACTCAAACAGATCGAGCGCGGCGAAGCACAGCCCGGCGATTTCATGGACGGCATCATCGGCTACACCCGCAGTCTGATTAAATCCAGCACCTCCAAAAAAATCGAGATTGATCGACTCGGCGACTGCCCCGTCTGCGGGAAACCCGTGATTCGCGGAAAAACCGCTTACGGCTGCTCCGGCTGGAAAGAAGGCTGCGACTTTGTCCTGCCCACCGAATACAAAGGCCTGCATCTCTCCCCCAACCAGATTCAGGTTCTGCTCCAGCTGCACATGCTGCCCTACTCTGTGAAAATCGAAAACGAACAGCGCCTGCTCATCCTCAGCAAACAGGGCTTCATTATGGACATCGATCTCCCCTCCGCCGACCGCCAGCAATCAAAAAAAGAAGACGCCCGCCCCGCCGGAAAACCCGTATCTAAAACCGACAAATAA
- a CDS encoding rhodanese-like domain-containing protein has product MHSIIMGCTHDSNTGKNAPAIVVGILAVNLLYGGKGDKRGNLPDVIKNGALIIDTRTAGEFERGHVKDAGNIPHDTIVDRIVQHTTDKAAPIILYCRSGNRSAVAKRNLITAGYTNVIDAGCIGNMQRNMPKQ; this is encoded by the coding sequence GTGCACTCCATCATCATGGGGTGCACCCATGATTCGAACACTGGGAAAAATGCTCCTGCCATCGTCGTAGGCATTCTTGCCGTAAATCTGCTGTACGGGGGCAAAGGCGACAAACGCGGTAATCTTCCCGATGTGATAAAAAACGGGGCACTGATCATTGATACCCGCACTGCCGGCGAATTCGAGCGCGGGCACGTAAAAGACGCAGGCAATATTCCCCACGATACCATAGTCGATCGCATCGTTCAGCACACCACCGACAAAGCGGCCCCGATTATTCTCTATTGCCGCAGCGGAAACCGCTCAGCCGTGGCGAAACGAAATCTGATCACAGCAGGCTACACCAACGTAATTGATGCCGGCTGTATCGGAAATATGCAGCGCAACATGCCGAAACAGTAA
- a CDS encoding type IX secretion system membrane protein PorP/SprF, with protein sequence MDTLLQLSGVLFGLGSNPDNAFYVDATAGMSFRFGNFGVGVRGFAEAAGFIDYMDTQRFGVEQSLADFNTALDDAALEDGFSALGYTYESINPGDLAASGISGDQEAYLDYKLTQLKNDGYLSEKLIDDAVEMVNLIKFGENPNDPGSDSFENNQSTVTARGFGLLEVPFSYGHAFNDHLSFGITAKAMYGTVTGTKIRFANGDAFEDSLDNMEENTEASFNFGLDLGVLYRMKMLQFGVVAHNINAPKFKGFTDEIQLTDDEGDPVGSPINIRVPDYTIDPQITLGAAFVPSRRFMIEMNYDLLETGTLMDNYDIQRLSFGTELDIWLLAFRLGAYNNLAADWQDWIATGGIGLNLWAMRFDVGGAYSIGANAEYEGTEIPEEARLYAAVSMEF encoded by the coding sequence GTGGATACACTGCTTCAGTTGAGCGGCGTACTCTTTGGCCTTGGTTCTAATCCCGACAATGCCTTTTATGTGGATGCAACGGCGGGGATGAGTTTCCGGTTCGGTAATTTCGGCGTGGGTGTGCGGGGCTTTGCGGAAGCGGCCGGCTTTATTGATTATATGGATACACAGCGGTTCGGTGTGGAGCAGTCCCTTGCGGACTTTAATACCGCCCTTGATGATGCCGCACTGGAGGACGGGTTTTCCGCTTTGGGTTATACCTATGAATCCATCAACCCGGGGGATCTGGCGGCGAGCGGTATTTCAGGCGACCAGGAGGCATATCTTGATTATAAGCTGACTCAGCTTAAAAATGACGGCTATCTTTCGGAGAAACTGATTGATGATGCTGTGGAAATGGTAAATCTGATTAAATTCGGAGAAAATCCCAATGATCCCGGCAGCGACAGTTTTGAAAACAATCAGAGTACGGTGACTGCCCGGGGATTCGGGTTGCTTGAGGTTCCGTTCAGCTACGGCCATGCCTTTAACGATCATCTTTCTTTCGGGATCACAGCCAAGGCGATGTACGGCACTGTTACGGGAACCAAAATTCGTTTTGCTAATGGGGATGCTTTTGAAGATTCGCTGGATAATATGGAGGAGAATACAGAGGCCTCATTCAATTTCGGCTTGGATTTAGGCGTGCTGTATCGCATGAAGATGCTGCAGTTCGGTGTGGTCGCGCACAACATCAATGCGCCGAAATTCAAAGGTTTTACTGATGAAATCCAGCTGACGGATGACGAAGGAGATCCGGTAGGCAGTCCGATTAATATACGTGTTCCGGATTATACCATCGATCCGCAAATCACACTGGGCGCGGCGTTTGTGCCTTCCAGGCGGTTTATGATTGAGATGAATTATGATCTGCTCGAAACCGGAACGCTGATGGATAATTATGATATTCAGCGGCTCTCCTTCGGTACCGAGCTGGATATCTGGCTGCTGGCATTCCGTCTGGGGGCCTACAACAATCTGGCGGCGGATTGGCAGGATTGGATTGCCACAGGGGGGATTGGTCTTAATCTGTGGGCCATGCGGTTTGATGTCGGCGGCGCGTATTCCATTGGCGCGAACGCGGAATATGAAGGAACTGAAATTCCTGAGGAAGCGCGGCTCTATGCAGCCGTCTCAATGGAATTTTAA
- a CDS encoding 3'-5' exonuclease domain-containing protein 2, which produces MNDFPDKKHMTKAAINELPMRSYDGPIHLLNTETEADEAAGKLLNETLLGFDTETRPAFRKGESYDPSLLQLATENEVYLFQIQQCGLTPNLIRVLSSPNIVKAGVAIERDVSELQALQPFSPAGFVELATPAKQAGIKNLGLRGLTAILFNFRISKKEQVSNWARNELTESQQTYAATDAWLGRKIYQAFEKQGLV; this is translated from the coding sequence ATGAACGATTTTCCAGATAAAAAACATATGACCAAAGCCGCCATCAATGAACTGCCCATGCGTTCATATGACGGACCGATCCATTTGCTGAACACCGAAACCGAGGCCGATGAAGCCGCAGGGAAACTCCTAAACGAAACCCTGCTCGGGTTCGACACGGAAACCCGGCCGGCCTTCCGTAAAGGGGAAAGCTATGATCCCTCCCTGCTCCAGCTGGCGACCGAAAACGAGGTATACCTCTTCCAGATTCAGCAGTGCGGCCTCACCCCGAATCTCATCCGCGTACTGTCGTCACCGAATATTGTCAAAGCCGGTGTCGCCATCGAACGCGATGTTTCGGAGCTTCAGGCCCTGCAGCCGTTTTCCCCCGCCGGATTCGTGGAACTGGCCACCCCCGCCAAACAGGCCGGCATAAAAAACCTCGGTCTGCGCGGACTCACCGCTATTCTGTTTAATTTCCGCATTTCGAAAAAAGAGCAGGTTTCCAACTGGGCCCGCAATGAACTGACCGAATCCCAGCAGACGTATGCCGCCACCGACGCTTGGCTCGGACGGAAAATCTATCAGGCTTTCGAGAAGCAGGGGCTGGTTTAA
- a CDS encoding RNA methyltransferase produces the protein MNKETNSNPLDNIRVVLVNPIHGGNIGAVCRAINNNGITDLAVVDARPETDWNEARKLACNAREQFESIRKFDTLREAVADCTVVAGTSARTGFYRDTAYLARDFAPIALESAKDHKIALVFGREDKGLFNEELALCTHIIQIPTDELYRSLNLSHAVYICCYEIYTALGIFRPSEESAEEASSDLRERMFDIWREMMIETEFVHDQKLDHMMMGLRRIFNRGKLTVPDCKILMGLAKQSLWVADQWRKEQDHKNR, from the coding sequence ATGAACAAAGAAACAAACTCCAATCCACTCGACAACATTAGAGTTGTCCTCGTAAATCCGATACACGGAGGAAATATCGGTGCGGTTTGCCGTGCAATTAACAACAATGGCATTACCGATCTGGCGGTCGTGGATGCCAGACCCGAAACCGACTGGAACGAAGCCCGCAAACTGGCCTGCAATGCGCGCGAACAGTTCGAGTCCATCCGGAAGTTTGATACCCTGCGCGAAGCCGTCGCCGACTGCACGGTCGTTGCCGGCACATCGGCCCGAACCGGATTTTATCGCGACACGGCGTATCTTGCCCGCGATTTTGCGCCCATCGCACTGGAAAGTGCAAAGGACCATAAAATCGCGCTGGTTTTCGGGCGCGAAGATAAAGGACTCTTCAATGAAGAGCTCGCTCTCTGTACCCATATTATCCAGATTCCGACCGACGAACTCTACCGGTCGCTGAACCTCTCGCATGCCGTCTATATCTGCTGCTACGAAATCTACACCGCGCTGGGCATTTTCCGGCCTTCGGAAGAATCTGCAGAAGAAGCCAGTTCCGACCTGCGCGAACGTATGTTTGATATCTGGCGTGAAATGATGATTGAAACCGAATTTGTACACGACCAGAAACTCGACCATATGATGATGGGACTGCGCCGCATCTTCAACCGGGGCAAACTGACCGTTCCCGACTGTAAAATCCTGATGGGCCTGGCAAAACAGTCCCTGTGGGTCGCCGACCAATGGCGCAAGGAACAGGACCATAAAAACCGATGA
- a CDS encoding four helix bundle protein: MGERISNHRDLKVYQNAFHASMEIFELTKSFPAEEKYSLTDQVRRSSRSVCANLSAAWRKRRYKAAFIEKRSDCEAEACETQVRPEFSLKCSYIDKETFQTLDKECDHIIGQLVRMIDGADDWIIK; this comes from the coding sequence ATGGGAGAACGAATCAGTAACCATAGAGACTTGAAGGTTTACCAGAATGCTTTTCATGCTTCGATGGAGATCTTTGAGCTCACCAAATCGTTTCCTGCAGAGGAGAAGTACTCACTGACCGATCAGGTCAGGCGTTCGTCTCGTTCTGTATGCGCAAACCTTTCCGCAGCGTGGAGAAAGCGAAGATATAAAGCCGCATTCATTGAAAAACGGTCTGATTGTGAAGCCGAGGCCTGCGAGACTCAGGTTCGGCCGGAATTTTCCCTGAAGTGCAGCTACATCGATAAAGAAACGTTCCAAACATTGGATAAAGAATGTGATCATATCATCGGACAGCTTGTTCGAATGATCGATGGGGCAGATGACTGGATCATTAAATAA
- a CDS encoding deoxyribonuclease IV yields MKYVGAHVSASGGVENAVLNAVEIGANAFALFTKNQRQWVAKPLSEESISAFRANCAEHGFGPHQILPHDSYLINLGHPDAENLAKSRTAFIDEMRRCEQLGLDRLNFHPGSHLKKVSEPECLSTIAESINLALDQTEGVTAVLENTAGQGSNLGYTFEHLAEIIDQVKDQSRVGVCIDTCHSFVAGYDLRTPENCDTFFSAFDALIGFDYLKGMHLNGSKKELGSRVDRHHSLEQGFLGLDVFKYIMADPRFDGIPLILETIHEEIWAEEIKLLRSFIDGENG; encoded by the coding sequence ATGAAATATGTCGGAGCCCATGTAAGCGCCAGCGGCGGTGTTGAAAATGCGGTCCTGAATGCGGTCGAAATCGGGGCCAATGCCTTTGCGCTATTCACCAAAAACCAGCGTCAATGGGTTGCCAAACCGCTCTCAGAAGAAAGTATTTCGGCCTTCAGGGCCAACTGCGCCGAACACGGATTCGGACCGCACCAGATTCTGCCGCACGACTCCTACCTTATCAACCTCGGCCATCCCGACGCCGAAAACCTCGCCAAATCGCGCACCGCTTTCATCGACGAAATGCGCCGTTGCGAACAGCTCGGCCTAGACCGGCTTAACTTTCATCCCGGCAGCCACCTTAAAAAAGTTTCCGAACCGGAATGTCTGAGCACCATCGCGGAATCCATTAATCTGGCCCTTGATCAAACTGAAGGTGTTACCGCGGTTCTTGAAAATACCGCCGGTCAGGGCAGCAACCTCGGTTATACCTTTGAGCACCTGGCTGAAATTATTGATCAGGTAAAGGATCAGTCGCGCGTCGGCGTCTGCATCGATACCTGCCATAGTTTTGTAGCCGGCTACGATCTCCGGACCCCGGAAAACTGCGACACGTTTTTTTCAGCATTTGACGCCCTCATCGGTTTCGACTATCTGAAAGGCATGCACCTCAATGGCTCCAAAAAAGAGCTCGGCAGCCGCGTTGACCGTCACCACAGCCTCGAGCAGGGATTCCTGGGACTGGACGTTTTTAAGTATATCATGGCCGATCCCCGCTTCGATGGAATCCCTTTGATCCTCGAAACCATTCATGAAGAAATCTGGGCAGAGGAGATAAAACTGCTCCGCAGTTTTATCGACGGGGAGAATGGGTGA